AACGGTTGGAGAGGATCCGGAAACGGTGAAAGATGTCAGTGGCATGTTCGGGGATGCAGTCAGTGCAGGAACTTTTTTGTCAAAATGACCAAAATGCCTCGACGCATTGCCATTCTTCGATTGAGTACACATCATGTGAACTTAGGAACACCACGCATAATCGATCATGACATGATGGGTTCATACATGGTGATCATCCAAGCAGGGATGACCATCCAAGATTTTGACCCTGATCtcaaatgtgttgactatgaactCCTAGATTTACATTCGAATGTTACATCATTACAGATATTTTATCAGCCCAACATACATATAAATCATGTGTCTTATTAGTTCGACACGTATAACGTGTGACCCACGTAGTCGGCACAAAGGCACCAACCCTAATATTCAATGATTTAGATATCTCCCTTACATCACACTCCAACAATCTCACGAAATCACTCCCGTACATCAACTCCTCACTTGATCATAGAGCTCTCTGGACTCGAATCCTACATCACTCTTATTAGTTGAGGAGATATTTATTGGGCAAACTCCCAATTTAAATAGatcaaagaaaaatatacattCACAAAAAACAAAATCTCTATCCATAATCATTTCTAGGTCAAATTGCTACCTTGGTATCCAAATACAAACTCAAACCAGATTCAGGTGAATATTTTCTCTGGAGAGACATGAGTTATCATCAAAATCTTCCTATTGCAGAATAACACATCTTTGTCGATAAATAATGATGAAAACAACATGTAAGTTCTTAATTTTAGTTAGATGAAGACAAACTACATGATTGTGATACGGAGGGTATTGCATTCATTCCATGATCAAAGTATAAGATCAACTGAGATGTACCAAAAAGAGATTCTGCTAAACCACATATGTAACACAAACAAACACCAAAGGTAGGAAAATTTCTTGGAATCGTTAAAATGAAAGCATTTGACTTCCGATTCTGGGTTTGTTCGTTCATAACAAATAGAATACAATTGCAGCAGTTTGCTACTAGGTGCTTAATTTCAGCGCATGTATTGAGCATCCAGCACAATTCATCAGTCATGAGAAAGGACTCACGGAGTAATCGTCAAATGGGTAAAACACCCTTCAAGTTCCGCCATTCATTATAGTTCTGGAAAAGCAGCAGCATGATGATAAAAGAGTTGGAAGACTGGGAATTTATTCACTTCTAAAGTATGACCTATGATTTCATCTTCTTCACCATCTCCTCGATGTCCAGCTCAACGGCCAAAACTGATGAATCTTGCCTCATTGCCATGTGACTTGAATGATGCAGAATAGGATTATACAGAATCAGATAAGACAGTTCGAACTCAATTATAACGAGAGCAGGTGGCTCTAGATGTACCTGTTCTGTACCGGACCATGATCCACAGCTGATCGTAGAGCATATATCACTCGACCGACAATATTAGTCATAGGAACAGGACCAAACAAACGGCTATCTTTGGCTTCCTGAcacggaaaagaaaaagaaggaaaattaaGTTAGTTAGCAGCTTATCTTTTAAGAGAATTCACTGATACATTGAAGAGAGAACAAGCCTTGAGCTATTACACATTTACTCAAATAAGGCCTTAATTCAATGATGTCAAAATAAACAGGTGCTCCAAATTGATTATTCACATTCTCTAGTCATATACACAACTTATATAGTGAATAAAGAACCAATTGACACATTACTGCGCTTTTGCAAATCAATATTGAATGATGTAAGCAGCATTATTGAACAAAAAATATCTTCTAGGCCAAATTTTTTAAGGATCCAACCAATTCATTGTGATTGCATTGgacatttttttattaaattcaaTAATATATGATGCTTTTTGCTAAGTGAATCAAGATGTCAATGTTTCAGTTAAAACAGCTACATTGCATTTATTCCTAGGTCAGCAAGCAACAAAACGAATGATATTTAAACTTTTGGACACTATAGATTATGTTTAACTAAGTGAATCTTGTGGTTAGAAAGTGCAGATTTAACTTTGGCTTGATAGGATTAACACATCGATCCTCCTAAAAAGTGACAAGCTTCCTCCACGCATAGGATACGTCAGGTTTGTGCATATTTGAAGTTCGGAAAAAGGAGGTCTACACTACAATTACATTCAGAATTACATATGCAGAAAAATTGCAAGCTTATGATGGCATATTTTGATCTAGATCTTTTATCAGAATAATAAGATGTAGAAAGAATACTGATCATAGGCTGAATTTGTGGTTAAGTGTGAGATTACAGGGAAACCAGCGCATGAGGTTCCAGTAAATGCGGGTCCGGGGATGGCAATGGTCAATGTAATAACAACTCAATGTTTGCCTTTAAAAATGTGAACATAATCAGAGATAAGTATCACCCTTACAAATATACCTCTACCAAGATACATATCCTATCTGTATTGGATGAAACAAGGCTGTTCGATAATTCTCATAGTGGCTGATAAAAAATTGCAAGCAAATTTGCATGTAGTAGTTACTGCAGCCATTTATGCTAGATTACAACATCTATGAAACTGCCCCATGATTTTACCTTTGGCTTTAGAGACTCATTGTCAGCCAACACCCAACATTGATCCTTCTCTAAAATAAATGGTTCATCTTTGTCGTCAGTTGAACACAATTCATAGCCTTCTGTAGCAGCCAATCTTCTAACAACATAATCAGCGGTTTTCTCAGGGTCTTTCAACATTACAACATCACCGACAAAAACTTGCCTACAGCAACAAAAGTAACAAACTAAATGAATTTTTTCAAAAGAATCCTACAAAGATTAAAAGAAGAATAAGTTGCTGTAGTCCCTATAAAGATCAATGGGACCTTAATTCCAAACCAAAAGAAATACTAGTTCTATAGCATCGTTTGTTGAAATAATCTTTAATTACAATATCATCTCTACGCGGACAAACGATGTTTTACAATATAATTTACATCTAACTAATCATGGATCAGGTGTTGAGTTGTTGCCTGCCAGTAAAAAGACAATAACATGGTCAACGGAATAAACTTTTAGGACTGAGTGGTGGTGAAATTTATTCACGGTGAATAAACGTCTCCATATTTCTTCCATTTTAGGGATAAAATAGTCATCAATTCCTAGCAAATCTTGGGACCAGGCCCTTGAAAAATGCCAGCAGATATATCTCACTTCAACAAAACATCCAAACATACAGGTAGATTGAAAGCAAAAGACCATTAAAAGTCAAAAACTGAAAAATCCATGTGTAAGAAACTACAAGATAGAGCCAAGTTAGAAACTCAAAAATTATATACCATGACTAACAGCATATTAAACAAAAAAACTATGACTAACAGCGTATCATTTTGTAATCTCCTTTTAAGAATGCACTGTTTTATGATGCAAATCATGCCTTACACAAATCAGATCAATCCAGAGTTCTCCTGCACCTATTTGACTGACCATCTTGAAAATCCAAAAGCATCCATCTTATCAAAACTGGATTCACAGAAATGACTTGATTTATATGTTTGATTTGGGTGAACAAATGATTCCTTCCTCACCGCAAAACACCACTGTCAAGTAAAGCTTCAAATTATAACTAGATCCAAGACTCAAAACATAACTTGACAAAGTCCTAGCTAGCCCTCTCACCTCCTGGAAGTCATCTAGAGTTTTATTTAGAGTAAAATTAGTATCTTAAGTCCCAATATGGGTATAACATGAGTTAGGATAGTTGTTTTTCAAGTCGGCTTATTCTGAGAGTTGTAGGATCCAGATCTTAAAAGGATGCAGGATTAAATTTTCATACCTCAACTACTTTGTTTAGAAATAAGAGTTGAGAGTCTACAAATAAAAATCTTGTAAGACTTCAAGGCATAAAAAGATTGAAGTCATTAATAACACCCTCTATAGTTCTTTTGTGTCTcttccttttctctttttctctttttttttcttcctcctttAATCTATCCTCTTTTCTCATTAAAATCTCTCTTGGACTCAAATAGAACCTTGACTGTGTCAACAATTATGCTTAACGATGCACAAAATTATCTATTTCTCTTGAGGTAATTTGAATTTCAAGTAGCTCACTGCTTGTTCCCTATGAAACAAGTACATTTTTTGACATGTTCATCAAATAACAATAAGCAATCCTCCTTGTCCCATTCTTTTTCTTAGTATTACTAAATTTAAACCTCATAAAT
The window above is part of the Musa acuminata AAA Group cultivar baxijiao chromosome BXJ1-1, Cavendish_Baxijiao_AAA, whole genome shotgun sequence genome. Proteins encoded here:
- the LOC103977993 gene encoding mitochondrial ATP-independent inner membrane protease subunit 2 — encoded protein: MVSLSTWFRYAATKFEYSLSLSWKSYNVGQINARELSDAVWKNFFQGKLTFSHWNKGEEMTPTLVGDGGTLLVRKLPFPSPTQVFVGDVVMLKDPEKTADYVVRRLAATEGYELCSTDDKDEPFILEKDQCWVLADNESLKPKEAKDSRLFGPVPMTNIVGRVIYALRSAVDHGPVQNSHMAMRQDSSVLAVELDIEEMVKKMKS